A stretch of Oreochromis aureus strain Israel breed Guangdong linkage group 11, ZZ_aureus, whole genome shotgun sequence DNA encodes these proteins:
- the ccne2 gene encoding G1/S-specific cyclin-E2: MSRRSDRITLQARDPNSPVTPIVPVTLRKRKTECSKKKLQPATKKQNYEIQKCWSEDGASPCILIETPHKELKPANPSNFKQYTFKNLFIKASPIPHLSWASSDDVWIKMLNKELKYVHDKSYLQRHPKLQPKMRAILLDWLLEVSEVYSLHRQTAYLAQDYFDRFMLTQENINKDYLQLIGITALFIASKIEEIYPPKTYEFAYVTDGACDLWDIQRTELHMLKALDWNLCPETPISWLKLYTQVEAQKNGVNFLEPQFSQDTYIQITQLLDLCMMDITALDYNYSVLAAAAFCHFSTFDVVHKVSGLTWDSVSQCYQWMTPFMETLRSEPKPQLKNFPKVRADDRHNIQTHVAYLDLLRIAQECQISESNSGQLSPVAGGPILTPPSSTEKPPNP; the protein is encoded by the exons ATGTCCAGGCGCAG tgaTCGCATCACGCTTCAAGCCAGAGATCCAAACAGCCCAGTCACACCAATCGTCCCAGTCAcgctgaggaaaagaaagactgaG TGTTCTAAGAAGAAACTACAACCTGCTACCAAGAAACAAAACTATGAAATACAA AAGTGTTGGTCAGAGGATGGAGCGTCTCCATGCATTCTCATAGAAACTCCCCACAAAGAGCTAAAACCAGCAAACCCATCTAACTTCAAACAATACACATTCAAGAACCTCTTCATCAAGGCTTCGCCCATTCCTCATCTCAG TTGGGCTAGTTCGGATGACGTGTGGATCAAAATGCTTAACAAGGAGCTGAAGTACGTTCATGACAAGAGCTACCTGCAGCGGCATCCTAAACTGCAGCCCAAGATGAGGGCGATTCTCCTGGACTGGCTGCTTGAG GTGAGTGAGGTGTACAGCCTCCACAGACAGACGGCGTACCTTGCCCAGGACTACTTTGACCGCTTCATGCTCACTCAGGAGAATATCAACAAAGACTACCTGCAGCTCATCGGCATCACGGCGCTCTTCATTGCCTCCAAGATAGAG GAAATCTACCCTCCTAAAACCTATGAGTTTGCCTACGTCACGGACGGTGCCTGCGACCTGTGGGACATCCAGCGCACAGAGCTTCACATGTTAAAG GCGTTAGACTGGAACCTGTGTCCTGAGACCCCCATCTCCTGGTTGAAGCTGTACACTCAGGTTGAAGCCCAGAAAAATGGAGTGAACTTCCTGGAGCCGCAGTTCTCCCAGGATACCTATATCCAGATCACACAG CTGTTGGACTTGTGTATGATGGACATCACCGCGCTCGACTATAACTACAGCGTTCTTGCCGCAGCTGCCTTCTGCCACTTTTCCACCTTTGACGTTGTTCATAAAGTCTCAG GTCTCACATGGGATAGTGTGTCTCAGTGTTATCAGTGGATGACTCCCTTCATGGAAACACTGCGATCTGAACCCAAACCTCAGCTCAAGAACTTCCCAAAAGTCAGAGCAGACGACAGACACAATATCCAGACACACGTGGCCTATCTGGACCTACTG AGAATAGCTCAGGAGTGTCAGATCTCCGAGAGTAACTCTGGTCAGCTATCGCCTGTTGCTGGAGGGCCGATTCTGACACCACCCAGCAGCACAGAGAAGCCACCCAATCCCTGA